GACGCTGAGAAGTCTATGTATCCTCTCGTCTTCATCTCTGAAAGGAAAGAGTTTAGGATGTTGCTTATGTCGACGTCCCATGGCCTTATCCTATGAAGTCTGAGCAGATCGAATAAAATGTTGTGTGGAGGTTTCATCCAGAACGGTTTTTCAAGATCAGACATTCAGTTTCACCTCCGGTTTAGGCATGGCTACCACTCTGGAGGAGCCTTCCTGAACATATACACCGTACACGTCGTCTGCTCTGGAGATCGTTGAGTCTTTCAGGGAGACCACTATGAATTGGGAGTTACTCGACCTCTCCTTCAGAAGGTCTGCCAGTCTCTGGGAGTTTACCATATCAAGATGTGCGTCTATCTCGTCGAAGACATAGAACGGCATAGGATGGATTGCCTGTAAGGCTAGAAGGAAACATACTGTTGCAACAGACTTTTCCCCGCCGCTGGCGCTGCCCACCGACATCTCCGCTTTCCCTGGGAAGGCTAGGTTGATATCCACGCCTCCACTGAATATGTCGCTTGGATTCTCCAAGATCATGTTTCCTTTTCCACCATCGGTTATCTTTGAGAAGAAGTCGTTGAAGTTTCGGTTTAGCCTCTCGAAGACTTCGATGAAGGTCTCCCGCTTCTTCTGTTCAAGCTCATCCATAAATCTTAGTATTGATGCTCTCTCTTGTTCGAGCTGGTTTATCCTCACCGACAGCTGTTTATAATTATTCTTCTGCTCTTCATAATGTGTGACCGCTAGCTCATTTACTGCACCTATCTCCTCAAGTTCCCGCCTCAGGATGCTAAGATTCTCCTCAAGGGTCTTGAAGTCGATAGGCGTGGGTGTTGTCGGTCTCTCGAAGCCCAGCCTTCCAAGCTCATCGACCAGATACTGCTGCTCGAGTTCCCTTCTATTGAGCTCTATATTCAATGTTGTAAGGTCTGAGTTCACAGCCTCGATCTCTCTCTCAACCTTTTGTATCGAACTGTTCAATCCTCCAAGTTTACTCTGATTCTCTGAGATCTCTCTCCTGAGCGAGTCTAGTGTAGTTATAAGGTTCTCCCTCTCAACTTTGACGTTTGATAGTTTGAGAGTCCAGTCTTCAAGTTCATTCTGTAGGGTTTCTATAGAGGACCTCACTTCCCTATCTCTCTCCGAGAGGTAGCTGAGCTGTTCCTTTGCATGTTCTCCAAGTTCGATCTTTGAATCTATGCTTGACTTTAGAGCGGAGATCTTTGAATCTATGATTGCTACCTCTCTTCTAAACCCGTTGATTTCATCAAGAATCCTCTTACGATTCTTCTCCATCTCCATAATGTCTTGAAGGCCTGCCGTGCTTCTCAGGGCTTTACGTTCGCTCTCAAGCTCTATCAGCCTCTGCTCAAGTTCTGACTTTCTCCGGTTCACCTCCAAAAGCCTACTCATACTCTTTTGGAGAGTATCCTCCATTGAGTCTAGCCTCCTCTTCGTTTCCACTATATCGTTGGTTGCTGAGCTTATGTTCACATTGATGTTCTCAATATCTCTCTGAAGGCTTCCTATGCATCTGAGGAAGTCTACCTGTTCATTCTTGAGCTTCTCCAGCTGTGTGTCGAGTCCTATGAGGATATGCCTATTCCGCTCAATTAATGTGATGAGTGATTCTGTTGCTTCTCTTATCTCATTCAAGATTCTTGAGTCTTGAAAGATCGACCTCAATAGGTCGGGGTCTCTGTAACCGCTTCGTAGGAAGCCACTTGGTTCGTAAAGGTCCCCTGTTATGGATACTGCCCTGCACCCTTGAATCGATGTGAGGTATGCCGTCTTCGGACTATCTGTTATTATTGTCTCTCCGAATACACGTCTCACAACATGTTCGAGTGTTTGGTCGAACTTGATATAGTCTGTTACCTTACCCAGGGTTCCTCTCGTAAATGGGGTTGCAGATTGTGTCGAAGCTGGTGCAATTTCCTCTATTGGAATTATTTTAAGTTTTCCTAATTTGAATCTTTTCAGATACTCTATACATGCGATTGCTGTGGCCATGTCCTTAACTACTAATGAATCCAGCCACTCCTCCCCAGCCGTATTTATTGCTTTCTCATATTTCTGGTCATATTGAATCAGATCTCTCAATCGACCTAGAATATTCTTCATAATTCCTTTAGCCTGTAAATTCTCCATTTCGAGTATCGCTCTTTCATCTGGAGCCAGCAAGTCAAGTAAACTCTTTTTCGCCTCAAATTCCAGAATTAGACTCTTTACTTCGTCAGCTATTTTGGCTGCTTGCTCTACCTCTTTCGACCTTCTATCTTTCGACACTAAGTGTCGGTTGATCTCACTTTTAATCTCTTCCAACATATTCATTTGAATCGCTATCAAATCTTCAAGTTCGCTTCTCTTCTTTTCCAATTCGTCTAAAACTCTCTTCTGCTGCAAATATTTTGCCTTTAGGTTTTTCATCTCTGTCTCGATGAGATTTATCTTCGTGGATTCAGCTTCGGCTTGAGAGCTAACTTCAACATACTCCCTTCTAGCAAGTTCCATCCTGCCATCAAGCTCTTCTAGGATCTTCAGCATCTCAGCGAAGCCTTCCTTAGTCATCTCAATCTTATCTGAGGACTGTGTGAACTCAGCTTCCCTCTCCATGATTTTGAGGTCGAGATTTTTCCTCGCTTCTTCTAGATTTACCAATTCTTTCTGAGTTGATTCGATATCTGAATCATAGCCCTTTCTCTCATTTTCAAATCTTTCTATCTGCTTCTCAAGTAATTGCAGGCTGAGTCTCTTCGAGTCTATCTCCGCCCTTAGACTTGCAATTCTAGAGTTTATTTCGCTGAGTGACCTCTCAAACTCAGGTATCTTCTGCCCTCCTTTCTCGACGAGCCTCTCTTGGAGATCCCTTAACTGGCGTTCCAATTCGACCTTCAAATTTTGGAGCTTATCCCGCTCAATTTTTAGATTTGAGAGNNNNNNNNNNNNNNNNNNNNNNNNNNNNNNNNNNNNNNNCCTTGTCTTCAATTCTGCCTTTCAAGAATTCGATATCCTTGATTATGGTTGATAGTTTGCCAGAGACGATATGAGCCTGCAGTTTCGATATTTCCTTTGTTAGGAGAGAATGTCTTAGAAAGTCGTTTCTCTCCTTCTCAAGAGATTCAACTCTGAGCCTCACCTCATCTATTCTCGCTGTAGCGATCTTTATGTTGGTGTCCGCTATGTTGAGTTGATTTTGGGCTTCAGCTTTCTTTACGTCGTATATTCCTAGACCTATAAGGTCCTCTATTATTCTACGCCTCTCCTCAGAAGTGACCTCAGCCAGCCTTGTAACCGCATGTTGTGGAATGATATTGTATCCTGATACGCTGATGTCTGCTGATGAGAGGAGTTCAGTTAACTGTTTTCTAGAGACTCTTTTACCGTTTATTCTGTAGATGCCCTCGCCACCCCTGTGAAACTCTCGAGAGATCGTTACCGTGCTCGAATCGACAGGCAATCTTCTGTCTGTATTATCAAATTGGATAGCTACGTATGCTGATCTGGGTTGATTTACGGTTGTAGATTTTGTAACTAGATCCGATAGCGATGATCCCCTGAGCTCCTTTGGGCTGAGCTCCCCCAACGCAAATCTTAGGGCGTCTAGAATATTGGATTTTCCAGAGCCGTTGGGTCCTGTTATAACTGTTAAGCCTCTGCCAAGTTTAAGAGTTACCTTTCTACTGAAAGTCTTGAATCCTCTCAGCTCTATTCTCTTGATGAAAACCATTCACCGAATCATTCCTCAGACATTCATGTCGAAGCTGATAATTTTCCAGACCACCCCGTAAACTTCATATTTGGATTCAAAATCATTTTCCGAACCTTCTCACCCTTTTCTGGTAGGTTCTTATCGCCCGGAGGAGATCTATCTTCCTGAAGTCTGGCCACCAGACATCTGTGAAACAGAGTTCACTATAAGCCGACTGCCAAAGGAGGAAGCCACTTAACCGCTCCTCCCCTGAGGTCCTTATTATGAGGTCTGGGTAAGGGTTTGGAAGGTGGGCTGTATATAGGTTGCTCATAACCATTTTCTCATCTATCTGCTCGACTGTGATCCTATGTTCTTTGACCATTTCAGCTATTTTTCTGGTGGCGTCTACTATTTCAGATCTGCCTCCATACGCTATCGCTATGTTCAGGTAATGTTCGTCATATCCCTTCGTCTCCTCCTCTATCCTCTGGAGGACCTCCTTTAAACTAGGGGGGAGGTAATCTGTTCTTCCTAAAGCTTTGACTCTTACCTTATTCTCATGTATTCTTGGGTCTGATCTCAGTCTAAGGGCTTCATCCTCTATCAATGAGAAGATATTCCTAACCTCCTCCTCTGACCTTTGAAAGTTCTCCTCTGAGAAGACGTATACGGTTACTGTCTTTATGTTCAGTTCGAGACACCATGATAGGAATTCCTTGGACTTCTTTGCCCCTTCCCTGTGGCCCTCCAAGGTATTCAACGCCCTCTCAGCTGCCCACCTCCTGTTCCCGTCCAGGATGACGCCAATATGTCTAGGCATCTCTGCTTTACCCACTTGGGCTGTCAACCACTTCTCGTACAGCTTGTATATGCCTAATCCTCTGAGTACTCCCCGAAGCACTCTTGACCCTTCCCAGACAAGTCTATAGGTTTATCCTGAGTAAAATATTTTCTAATCGTTTATGTGCGTGATATGCAGGTCTCTCCATACTCTATTCTATTTTTAATCTATTGAATATCCATATGTTGCTGCTAAAAAATTATTGGGGATTGATTTAGAGTTTCTTCTTTTCCATCAATGCTTTGAACTCTTCAAATGACAGTCTCTTGCCTTCACTAATCTTGGCCGACCCAGACTCGGCAAGTTTATCGATGATCTCCTGCTGTCTCCTCAACTGTTCAGCCGTCTTGTATTCTTGGATGGCCTTCTGCAACTCCTTCCTCTCCATCACTTTCTTCATTATCTCTTCTCCAATCTTCTCAGCCTCTGTTCTGGTTTGGATACACATCCGGTGAGCCTCATCAGCCCTTGCTTTGACCTCATCTATCTTTCTGATTGACTGCATCATCTCCTCATGTAACTGTGCGCTTCTCTGAGCTGCCTCAAGAATTTTTTCATGTATCGACTGAGCCTTCAGGTTTAAGGCTTCTATAGCGACTCTTTGTTCTGTGAAGGCTTCCTGCAGTTCCTTAAGCCTCTCATGGTTTGCAAGCTGTATCTCAAGGTCTTTAATATGGTTTATCAGCTTCTTCTCTTCAGCCAGGTCTATGCTGGACGTTTGCAGTTTCCATTCCAGCTTATCCAGACTATTCTTTATCTGTGTGAAGGAACCTTGGGTTTGAGGTCTTATTTTCTTTAGATCAGATACTATCTCCCTCAATCTGTTACGCTTCTCATTCACTTCAAGTCTGGTTTGATCTCTTGTATTCTTTAGATCCTTGACCTCCATGTTTACAGAATCTCTCTTACTTTTAAGTTCCCTAACCTTCTCCCTCAGCTCCTTCAATTCTTTATTCAGATCGTTTCTACGTTCAGTCAAGACTCTATATTCGGATAGAAGCTGATCCCTTTTCACCCTTAGAAGTTCAAGTTCCGTCTTGATCGCCTTTAATCTATGGATCTTAGATTCTATTGGATCGCTGGCCAGTTTGAAGCCACCTTCACGTTTGATTCAACGGTTAACTTTCTTGAAGAGCATTATCTACGGTGTGTTGATAATATTTTTTACTTGACATTTTTAATGAGTGTCTCAGATACTCACAGGTTTCTCGGTCGTAGTGTAGCCACATTTCTCACATACTAGTATGAACATGTAACTGTAGTCTCTAATGGATGCTTTCTTTGAAAGTTTCTCCCCACATCTGGGGCATCTCTCAATACTTTGCTTCTTCACATTTCCTTCCTTCATCTTTATGTTAAACTGTTGGAAAATGAATCTTCTTATGGGTTCTCCGGTTATACTTACGATTCAATGTCTTCAGTCTTTTAAATAGTTTGGGGCGTCTGGGATGATTTATTGGGCGCCTTAATAAGATGAGGGTGTTGCTGTAAAGTTATTTTCGAACGGAACATTTTATCCAAGGCCTTCCCGGCGAGATTCTGGTTTCGAGGAATCCATTCAAAATGAACGCACCTATCCGAACATAGTCTCCTTACCTCTGAGGCTAGAATCTTTAGTTTCGGATCTCTAATCTGATATAATCCATTCAACTGTCTCACAGCAAGCTGACTGTCAGAATATATTATCAGGTTGATTTCAGGGATCTCCTTCAATGCAGTTATGATCGCTTTATACTCGGCCTGGTTGTTTGTTAGAGATTTCTCCTTGAATACACGTATCTTTTTATCCTCAGTCACGTAACAGTAGTAGCCTTCTCTTCCGGAGCCGTCGACGTACACCCTTAGAAAGTTCATAAAAGAATATTAGGGCCTATTGGACGATTTTAAACGTTTTTAGGATATTCTCGGTTTTTTATGGTTCAAACCTTCTCCAGTAGGATCCTTGCGTCCACCACGCTCGCTCCTTTATCGTAGGCCATTATAGGGTTGAGATCCATCTGATTTATCTCAGGCAGGTCCATAAGCAGGTTAGATGCAGCCAACAGTATTTTGACGATCGCAGCCTCATCTACTGGAGGTTTCCCTCTGTATCCTTTCAGAATAGGATATGACTTTATCTCTGATATCATTGTTCTGGCTTCAGACTCATCTATAGGCGCAACTCGGAAAGTGACGTCCTTGAGAATCTCGACGAATACGCCGCCGAGACCGAACATCAGGGTTTGTCCAAACTGAGGGTCTTTCAAGCCTCCCACTATAACCTCGGTGCCCTGGGGCGCCATCTTCTGGACGAGTATGCCCTTGATATCCGCATCGCCTTTGTATTTTCTTGCATTCTCGATTATCCTGTCATATGCTCCCTTTACCTCTTCTGGATTGTTGAGACCAACCATTACGCCTCCAGCCTCTGTCTTATGGAGAATGTCTGGTGAGACTATTTTCAGAACAACTGGGTATCCAAACTTCTCAGCGGCTTTCACAGCATCATCTTTTTTCGTGGCGACATAGAATTCGGGGGTTGGGATGCCGTAATCCATACATATTGCTTTTGCCTCAGGCTCTAGAAGATTCAGTCTTCCCTCGCTCGTAGCTCTCTCAATTATCTCTTTAGATCTCTTACCCATATTTTGTTCAGCCCATCCTTATACCATCGATTCTTATTCTCCCTTCAATACATCAGGATGCATAAAGTTGATATCAGTTGTTTAAACGTTTCCACCATACTTGAGGAGATTCACACTTAAGGTTTTCTCCCGATACTGAAGAGCAGGTCTTTGCAGAGGATATTCTATGGTCGAAGTTCTTCTCCGCCTGTAAGGATCCTAGTGAGGGCTGCGTTCAAATCTATGAACCCTTCGTTAGTCTTGGATGAGACAGGGATCAGTTTGAAGTTTAATTGTGTCCTCGATATTGCTCTAGCTAGATCCCTACTTACAAGCGACGCTGTTTTTGATTGAGTTTTATCCAAAGTTTCAATAAGCCTTTGCGGGTTCATCCATCCTGTTATCTCACCTATACTAGCCTCTTCAAGCAGGTCTACTTTTGTGAGAGCATAGACTTGTGGTTGGAGGAGTCTACTGTAAACAGTAGCTGCCAGATACATGTTTGAGACATAGTTCAGTGGCTTAGAGGAGAATGGCCCGTCGAACAGGTATACTACTGCTTTCGGACATTCAGCGATTGATCTTGTTATGAATGGCCCGCTCTCCCTGAGGGCGAATAGCTCTATCTGTCCAGGTGTATCTACAAGGACTATGTCTGGACTTATCTCTTCTATGCTTTCTCGTACTTCTTCTATGTTGTCGCCTATGAGGTCTGCTGCAAGAATGAGGCCTCCGTTGGGTCCAAGTTGATACTCCTCCATTATGGCCTCTAGACTTATGTAGTCTCGAATATCTACATCTGGATTGTACGGTAGGTTTGTGACCCCTGGGTCTAGATTCACGGTTATGCTGTTCTGCTCGTTTAGTTTAAGCCATTCATGGAATGCTCCTGTGAGAGAAGACTTTCCTGAGCCTGCCATCCCCACGAGGAATATGATGTTCACAGCCCATCCTCTAACATTTGGATGGTTTACCGAGGCCCCTGTCTTTTCTTGCCGGTTCACCTTTTAGAAGTTTACTCATTAGATTGACGGCTTCTGAAACCTTTCTCTTAGCATTTCTCGCACTCGATGATCTGGATGAGAAATGGAGTTCAATCGAACCTCCCCTCCTCCCTTCACCAACCCTCACATGGGATTTCACATATACGTCTGGATACTTGTTTACGACTATATCTAGAAGTGGGGCGATCTGTGATTCAAGGAATCCTGAGACAGGCAGGGTCTCCTCATGAAGATAGACTCTTCCAACCATCCCCCTCAATTTTCCAGCTATGCTCTCTTCAAATATTGCCTTGAGCTCTTCAGGAACACCTGGAAGGATGATGAATTTCACACCCTTCTCGGTCAAAGAGACGGCTGGTGCTGTTCCAACAGGGTTTTCTACAGGTTTGGATCCTGAGGGAAGGGTAGCCATCTTCATTCTCGGCTGGGTCAACTCAAGTCTCTCCTTCCCCAATATCTTTTCATACCTTGACTTTACCATCCTCAAAGCTTCTTTATTGATCTTCAACGGCCTCCGGAAGGCTTTGGAGAATGCTTCGAGGGTCTTATCGTCGTATGTTGGACCGAGCCCCCCACATGTTATAACGAGGTTAGGTTTCCTCCTAAGCGACTCTCTGAGTACATCTGCAATAGTATTCAGCCTGTCACCTACAGTTATGATTCTCTCCACTTCTCCTCCGATCCTCGTTATCCTCTCAGAGAGCCAATGGGCATTCGTATTCAATGTCTTCCCTGTGAGCAATTCATTGCCGATGCATATGATTTCGACTTTGCAATTCAATCTTGTAAGACCCTTTCACCGTCAATCTTTCTTTGAGAGCCACCACTTCAAATATTCTTTCTGCCTCTTCTTCCTCAAGTCGTCGAGGGTACTGGTCTGCCTGTCGATCATCCTCTCCCTCTCCTCCATCAACTGCTGGTAGGTGAGAGTCAATCCGCAGCTCTTGCAAATGTATTGTTTCAAGGATGGGTCGTAGATTAGCTCTCCCCCACATTCAGGACAGTAATTTGACATCCTCAGCACGTCTCTAAAGTTGACACATTCAAGATCTCATCTAATCAATATAAGATTTTTAGAGTATTTTGATGAGGCGGCTTATTCTTTAGAGGCCGGTATATAGTAGTATTCACCAAGATCTTTCTGTGTTCTATCGAGTTTGCTTCCTGCCTTGTTCACTCTAGGCCTCCCTGTCTCCGGATCCCTTCTGAAAGTCAAGCCCATCATTGAAAGGAACAGGTTCATGCCGTCCCTCAACGGTAAGGGTTTTCCAGCAACGCCGTAAACTCCCGGTTCGCCTTGAAAGACCATGAGGCGATCGGCGATGAAGTCCTGGGCCACTATGTCG
The nucleotide sequence above comes from Candidatus Bathyarchaeota archaeon. Encoded proteins:
- a CDS encoding TFIIB-type zinc ribbon-containing protein codes for the protein MLRMSNYCPECGGELIYDPSLKQYICKSCGLTLTYQQLMEERERMIDRQTSTLDDLRKKRQKEYLKWWLSKKD
- a CDS encoding chromosome segregation protein SMC, which gives rise to LSNLKIERDKLQNLKVELERQLRDLQERLVEKGGQKIPEFERSLSEINSRIASLRAEIDSKRLSLQLLEKQIERFENERKGYDSDIESTQKELVNLEEARKNLDLKIMEREAEFTQSSDKIEMTKEGFAEMLKILEELDGRMELARREYVEVSSQAEAESTKINLIETEMKNLKAKYLQQKRVLDELEKKRSELEDLIAIQMNMLEEIKSEINRHLVSKDRRSKEVEQAAKIADEVKSLILEFEAKKSLLDLLAPDERAILEMENLQAKGIMKNILGRLRDLIQYDQKYEKAINTAGEEWLDSLVVKDMATAIACIEYLKRFKLGKLKIIPIEEIAPASTQSATPFTRGTLGKVTDYIKFDQTLEHVVRRVFGETIITDSPKTAYLTSIQGCRAVSITGDLYEPSGFLRSGYRDPDLLRSIFQDSRILNEIREATESLITLIERNRHILIGLDTQLEKLKNEQVDFLRCIGSLQRDIENINVNISSATNDIVETKRRLDSMEDTLQKSMSRLLEVNRRKSELEQRLIELESERKALRSTAGLQDIMEMEKNRKRILDEINGFRREVAIIDSKISALKSSIDSKIELGEHAKEQLSYLSERDREVRSSIETLQNELEDWTLKLSNVKVERENLITTLDSLRREISENQSKLGGLNSSIQKVEREIEAVNSDLTTLNIELNRRELEQQYLVDELGRLGFERPTTPTPIDFKTLEENLSILRRELEEIGAVNELAVTHYEEQKNNYKQLSVRINQLEQERASILRFMDELEQKKRETFIEVFERLNRNFNDFFSKITDGGKGNMILENPSDIFSGGVDINLAFPGKAEMSVGSASGGEKSVATVCFLLALQAIHPMPFYVFDEIDAHLDMVNSQRLADLLKERSSNSQFIVVSLKDSTISRADDVYGVYVQEGSSRVVAMPKPEVKLNV
- a CDS encoding acetate--CoA ligase family protein, coding for MGKRSKEIIERATSEGRLNLLEPEAKAICMDYGIPTPEFYVATKKDDAVKAAEKFGYPVVLKIVSPDILHKTEAGGVMVGLNNPEEVKGAYDRIIENARKYKGDADIKGILVQKMAPQGTEVIVGGLKDPQFGQTLMFGLGGVFVEILKDVTFRVAPIDESEARTMISEIKSYPILKGYRGKPPVDEAAIVKILLAASNLLMDLPEINQMDLNPIMAYDKGASVVDARILLEKV
- a CDS encoding competence damage-inducible protein A — protein: MNCKVEIICIGNELLTGKTLNTNAHWLSERITRIGGEVERIITVGDRLNTIADVLRESLRRKPNLVITCGGLGPTYDDKTLEAFSKAFRRPLKINKEALRMVKSRYEKILGKERLELTQPRMKMATLPSGSKPVENPVGTAPAVSLTEKGVKFIILPGVPEELKAIFEESIAGKLRGMVGRVYLHEETLPVSGFLESQIAPLLDIVVNKYPDVYVKSHVRVGEGRRGGSIELHFSSRSSSARNAKRKVSEAVNLMSKLLKGEPARKDRGLGKPSKC
- a CDS encoding AAA family ATPase; this translates as MVFIKRIELRGFKTFSRKVTLKLGRGLTVITGPNGSGKSNILDALRFALGELSPKELRGSSLSDLVTKSTTVNQPRSAYVAIQFDNTDRRLPVDSSTVTISREFHRGGEGIYRINGKRVSRKQLTELLSSADISVSGYNIIPQHAVTRLAEVTSEERRRIIEDLIGLGIYDVKKAEAQNQLNIADTNIKIATARIDEVRLRVESLEKERNDFLRHSLLTKEISKLQAHIVSGKLSTIIKDIEFLKGRIEDK
- the uppS gene encoding di-trans,poly-cis-decaprenylcistransferase; protein product: MPRHIGVILDGNRRWAAERALNTLEGHREGAKKSKEFLSWCLELNIKTVTVYVFSEENFQRSEEEVRNIFSLIEDEALRLRSDPRIHENKVRVKALGRTDYLPPSLKEVLQRIEEETKGYDEHYLNIAIAYGGRSEIVDATRKIAEMVKEHRITVEQIDEKMVMSNLYTAHLPNPYPDLIIRTSGEERLSGFLLWQSAYSELCFTDVWWPDFRKIDLLRAIRTYQKRVRRFGK
- a CDS encoding ATP/GTP-binding protein, producing MNRQEKTGASVNHPNVRGWAVNIIFLVGMAGSGKSSLTGAFHEWLKLNEQNSITVNLDPGVTNLPYNPDVDIRDYISLEAIMEEYQLGPNGGLILAADLIGDNIEEVRESIEEISPDIVLVDTPGQIELFALRESGPFITRSIAECPKAVVYLFDGPFSSKPLNYVSNMYLAATVYSRLLQPQVYALTKVDLLEEASIGEITGWMNPQRLIETLDKTQSKTASLVSRDLARAISRTQLNFKLIPVSSKTNEGFIDLNAALTRILTGGEELRP
- a CDS encoding ribonuclease HI family protein, producing the protein MNFLRVYVDGSGREGYYCYVTEDKKIRVFKEKSLTNNQAEYKAIITALKEIPEINLIIYSDSQLAVRQLNGLYQIRDPKLKILASEVRRLCSDRCVHFEWIPRNQNLAGKALDKMFRSKITLQQHPHLIKAPNKSSQTPQTI